The Ahaetulla prasina isolate Xishuangbanna chromosome 4, ASM2864084v1, whole genome shotgun sequence genome has a window encoding:
- the LOC131198556 gene encoding angiogenin-1-like produces METCSKEPFQPFPYLYISQHQKHSSRKLSAYYLKRSLVPCGNICYPGFLPQTILSKISLCPGATKGEREAMAAKGIYLLWMLFSVASIVLETEAGNIEEFKQKHVDYPVTVSADYCKNIMTSRGHYEANIFIHLSDADLKRICPNRYTGKHVSENPVQYTYCSKIFDRFSGVRSSRKIVIRCQNGLPVEIDSLFSGQTHI; encoded by the exons ATGGAAACCTGCTCAAAGGAACCTTTTCAA CCCTTTCCATATCTGTATataagccaacatcaaaaacactcAAGCAGAAAACTTTCAGCCTATTACCTGAAGAGATCTTTGGTACCTTGCG GAAACATCTGCTATCCAGGATTTCTCCCACAAACAATTCTGTCAAAAATATCACTCTGCCCAG GAGCtacaaaaggagagagagaagctaTGGCTGCCAAGGGAATCTACCTACTCTGGATGCTTTTTTCAGTTGCTTCGATCGTCTTGGAGACAGAAGCTGGCAATATTGAAGAATTCAAACAGAAGCATGTAGATTATCCAGTGACAGTTTCTGCAGATTATTGTAAAAATATAATGACCTCCAGGGGCCATTATGAAGCTAATATATTTATCCATCTCTCAGATGCCGATTTAAAACGTATTTGCCCCAATAGATATACTGGGAAACATGTCTCAGAAAATCCTGTCCAATATACTTATTGTTCAAAGATTTTTGATCGTTTTTCTGGTGTTCGTAGTTCTCGCAAGATAGTTATTCGTTGTCAGAATGGGTTGCCCGTTGAAATTGATTCACTTTTT